A genomic segment from Pangasianodon hypophthalmus isolate fPanHyp1 chromosome 25, fPanHyp1.pri, whole genome shotgun sequence encodes:
- the tp53bp2b gene encoding apoptosis-stimulating of p53 protein 2b isoform X2 produces the protein MMPMFLTVYLSNSEKHFTEVPVTPETLCRDVVDMCKEPGETDCYLAENWRGSERVIGDGERMMELLQRWGQQRSEVRFVLRHERAPSHDTGAPRGPELSLKRNMLKATTEIHLENGMVPPPMDISLTELQEMASRQQQQINAQQQVLASKEQRLRFLKMQEQQQREQEKLRLLRENAENQEAKLRRVRALKGQVEQKRLSNSKLVEEIEQMNGLFQQKQRELLMAVSRVEELSKQLETLRSGKLDEIAELEKLYKELQLRNKLNQEQSAKLHQQKECLSKRTQEVAGMERRLAELRQRLWKKKAALQQKENLPPGDGQSSHPPSVPSRIAAVGPYIQSPAPPLPPKQDVLLKPAYPDGTSTLPKPLTKASGKISKLSEWSVSGEISGVGGSQRGYASTLPRMSSHSSVEKEPEADRKPPPPLPLRKNQSSEDLLNDGQVGGKVPPPVPIKPKLGQSGFPKPCFSTGTFPGKARPTHQLAPHLPKAPMPAATVRPFSVEGTTSKGPAIQKPQTLAASSIYSMYTQQSSLAKGYQGQSTLTRSQPRVYGKPVIPSNRGQQSHSQDSSHNEKGSYVEIDQLDQAISGGPSEGTESERAPRPLSPTKLLPFLMHQHRLQSDAELEAPRRRLQHAPRPLKKRSSITEPEGPGGPNIQKLLYQKTTLAAMEMPETSTGAAEDTLTGAQKASDPDRDGEEEDQAPPPLPPRSSTAEQSRRTEPKEDEEQEVGSSVPAEEYPPYPPPPYPSAGNQDGQEEDEDSVMKAPEVTGQVTLPPGKRTNLRKAGSERISHGMRVRFNPLALLLDASLEGEYDLVQRIIYERVCGVSGQVEDPSMPNDEGITALHNAVCAGHTEIVKFLVQFGVNVNAADSDGWTPLHCAASCNNVQVCKFLVESGAAVFAATYSDMQTAAEKCEELEEGYAQCSQFLYGVQEKMGVMNRGIVYALWDYEAEHADELSFTEGDCMTVLRHEDKDESEWWWARCGDNEGYIPRNLLGLYLRIKPRQRSLA, from the exons ATGATGCCG ATGTTTCTAACCGTGTACCTCAGCAACAGCGAGAAGCACTTCACCGAGGTGCCCGTAACCCCGGAGACTCTGTGCCGGGACGTGGTAGACATGTGTAAGGAACCTGGAGAGACGGACTGCTACCTGGCCGAGAACTGGAGAGGATCAG AGCGTGTGATTGGTGACGGTGAGAGGATGATGGAGCTGCTGCAGCGCTGGGGGCAGCAGAGGTCCGAGGTTCGGTTCGTTCTCCGCCATGAGCGAGCGCCCAGTCATGACACAG ggGCTCCCAGGGGCCCGGAGCTCTCGCTGAAGAGGAACATGCTGAAAGCCACAACTGAGATCCACCTTGAGAACGGG ATGGTTCCTCCTCCTATGGACATCAGTCTCACGGAGCTGCAGGAGATGGCATcccggcagcagcagcagatcaaTGCACAGCAGCAGGTTCTGGCCTCCAAG GAGCAGCGCCTTCGATTTCTGAAGATGCAGGAACAACAGCAGCGTGAGCAGGAGAAACTGCGGCTGTTACGCGAGAACGCTGAGAACCAGGAGGCCAAACTGCGGCGTGTTCGAGCTCTCAAGGGTCAGGTGGAGCAGAAACGCCTCAGCAACAGCAAACTAG TGGAGGAGATCGAGCAGATGAATGGCCTGTTCCAGCAGAAGCAGAGGGAGCTGCTCATGGCCGTGTCCAGGGTGGAGGAGTTGAGCAAGCAGCTAGAGACATTACGCAGCGGCAAACTGGACGAAATCGCTGAACTCGAGAAACTCTACAAAGAGCTTCAG CTGAGGAACAAGCTGAACCAGGAGCAGAGCGCGAAGCTCCATCAGCAGAAGGAGTGTCTGAGTAAGCGTACACAGGAAGTAGCGGGGATGGAGCGGCGTCTGGCCGAACTGCGCCAGAGACTGTGGAAGAAGAAAGCAGCTCTTCAGCAGAAAGAAAACCTGCCT CCGGGTGATGGACAGAGCTCTCATCCTCCCTCGGTCCCATCCAGAATTGCCGCTGTCGGCCCGTACATTCAGTCTCCTGCTCCTCCACTTCCTCCCAAACAGGACGTCCTGCTGAAGCCGGCCTATCCAGATGGCACTAGCACACTGCCCAAACCGCTTACCAAAGCCAGCG GTAAAATCTCCAAGCTGTCTGAATGGAGTGTGAGTGGAGAGATCAGTGGCGTGGGCGGGTCACAGCGAGGCTACGCCTCCACCCTGCCCCGTATGAGCAGCCACAGCTCTGTGGAGAAAG AACCTGAGGCAGATCGGAAGCCACCACCACCACTTCCATTACGGAAGAATCAGAGCAGCGAGGACCTCTTAAACGATGGtcag GTTGGTGGTAAAGTGCCCCCTCCGGTCCCCATCAAACCCAAACTCGGCCAGTCTGGCTTCCCCAAGCCCTGCTTCTCCACTGGCACCTTTCCAGGCAAAGCCAGACCCACCCACCAGCTGGCCCCCCACCTCCCGAAGGCACCGATGCCCGCAGCCACCGTACGGCCCTTCAGCGTGGAGGGCACAACAAGCAAAGGACCCGCCATCCAGAAACCTCAGACGCTGGCAGCCAGCTCCATCTACTCCATGTACACGCAGCAGAGCTCTCTGGCTAAAGGCTACCAGGGCCAGAGCACGCTGACGCGCTCACAGCCTCGGG tGTATGGAAAACCGGTCATCCCATCCAACAGAGGGCAGCAGTCTCACTCCCAGGACAGCAGCCACAATGAGAAAGGCAGCTATGTTGAGATTGATCAGCTGGACCAGGCCATCAGTGGCGGTCCCAGTGAGGGCACGGAGTCAGAGCGAGCACCACGCCCACTGAGCCCCACCAAGCTGCTACCGTTCCTAATGCACCAACATCGCCTGCAGAGCGACGCTGAACTGGAGGCACCGCGCAGGCGGCTACAGCATGCGCCACGCCCGTTAAAGAAGCGCAGCTCCATCACGGAGCCCGAGGGACCCGGCGGACCCAACATCCAGAAGCTCCTTTACCAGAAGACCACGCTGGCAGCCATGGAGATGCCGGAGACAAGCACGGGGGCCGCCGAGGACACGTTGACTGGAGCTCAAAAGGCGTCGGATCCAGACAGGGATGGAGAGGAGGAAGATCAGGCTCCGCCTCCGCTTCCACCACGTTCCTCTACTGCAGAACAGAGCAGAAGAACTGAACCAAAGGAGGATGAAGAGCAGGAGGTGGGTAGTTCAGTCCCAGCTGAGGAATACCCTCCATATCCTCCGCCCCCGTACCCCAGCGCAGGTAACCAGGATGGGCAGGAAGAGGACGAGGACAGCGTCATGAAGGCACCCGAGGTCACTGGACAGGTCACGCTTCCACCG GGGAAGAGAACGAACCTGCGGAAGGCGGGGTCAGAGCGGATCAGCCACGGCATGCGGGTGCGCTTCAATCCACTGGCCCTCCTGCTGGACGCCTCACTGGAGGGCGAGTACGACCTAGTGCAGAGGATCATCTACgag cgagtgtgtggtgTCTCTGGGCAGGTGGAGGACCCCAGCATGCCTAACGACGAAGGCATCACGGCGCTCCACAACGCAGTGTGTGCAGGACATACGGAGATCGTCAAGTTCCTGGTGCAGTTCGGAGTCAACGTCAACGCCGCCGACAGCGACGGCTG GACGCCCCTGCACTGTGCAGCTTCCTGTAATAACGTTCAGGTGTGTAAGTTCCTGGTGGAGTCGGGCGCGGCCGTGTTCGCCGCCACCTACAGCGACATGCAGACGGCGGCGGAGAAGTgtgaggagctggaggagggaTACGCACAGTGCTCACAGTTCCTCTACG gtgtgcaGGAGAAAATGGGGGTGATGAACCGTGGTATTGTGTATGCGCTGTGGGACTACGAGGCCGAGCACGCTGATGAGCTGTCGTTCACCGAGGGAGACTGCATGACCGTGCTGAGGCACGAAGATAAAGACGAGAGCGAGTGGTGGTGGGCGCGGTGTGGAGACAACGAAGGCTACATCCCACGCAACCTGCTCGGG CTGTATCTGCGGATCAAACCCAGACAGAGGAGCTTAGCCTAG
- the tp53bp2b gene encoding apoptosis-stimulating of p53 protein 2b isoform X1, with the protein MMPMFLTVYLSNSEKHFTEVPVTPETLCRDVVDMCKEPGETDCYLAENWRGSERVIGDGERMMELLQRWGQQRSEVRFVLRHERAPSHDTGAPRGPELSLKRNMLKATTEIHLENGMVPPPMDISLTELQEMASRQQQQINAQQQVLASKEQRLRFLKMQEQQQREQEKLRLLRENAENQEAKLRRVRALKGQVEQKRLSNSKLVEEIEQMNGLFQQKQRELLMAVSRVEELSKQLETLRSGKLDEIAELEKLYKELQLRNKLNQEQSAKLHQQKECLSKRTQEVAGMERRLAELRQRLWKKKAALQQKENLPQPGDGQSSHPPSVPSRIAAVGPYIQSPAPPLPPKQDVLLKPAYPDGTSTLPKPLTKASGKISKLSEWSVSGEISGVGGSQRGYASTLPRMSSHSSVEKEPEADRKPPPPLPLRKNQSSEDLLNDGQVGGKVPPPVPIKPKLGQSGFPKPCFSTGTFPGKARPTHQLAPHLPKAPMPAATVRPFSVEGTTSKGPAIQKPQTLAASSIYSMYTQQSSLAKGYQGQSTLTRSQPRVYGKPVIPSNRGQQSHSQDSSHNEKGSYVEIDQLDQAISGGPSEGTESERAPRPLSPTKLLPFLMHQHRLQSDAELEAPRRRLQHAPRPLKKRSSITEPEGPGGPNIQKLLYQKTTLAAMEMPETSTGAAEDTLTGAQKASDPDRDGEEEDQAPPPLPPRSSTAEQSRRTEPKEDEEQEVGSSVPAEEYPPYPPPPYPSAGNQDGQEEDEDSVMKAPEVTGQVTLPPGKRTNLRKAGSERISHGMRVRFNPLALLLDASLEGEYDLVQRIIYERVCGVSGQVEDPSMPNDEGITALHNAVCAGHTEIVKFLVQFGVNVNAADSDGWTPLHCAASCNNVQVCKFLVESGAAVFAATYSDMQTAAEKCEELEEGYAQCSQFLYGVQEKMGVMNRGIVYALWDYEAEHADELSFTEGDCMTVLRHEDKDESEWWWARCGDNEGYIPRNLLGLYLRIKPRQRSLA; encoded by the exons ATGATGCCG ATGTTTCTAACCGTGTACCTCAGCAACAGCGAGAAGCACTTCACCGAGGTGCCCGTAACCCCGGAGACTCTGTGCCGGGACGTGGTAGACATGTGTAAGGAACCTGGAGAGACGGACTGCTACCTGGCCGAGAACTGGAGAGGATCAG AGCGTGTGATTGGTGACGGTGAGAGGATGATGGAGCTGCTGCAGCGCTGGGGGCAGCAGAGGTCCGAGGTTCGGTTCGTTCTCCGCCATGAGCGAGCGCCCAGTCATGACACAG ggGCTCCCAGGGGCCCGGAGCTCTCGCTGAAGAGGAACATGCTGAAAGCCACAACTGAGATCCACCTTGAGAACGGG ATGGTTCCTCCTCCTATGGACATCAGTCTCACGGAGCTGCAGGAGATGGCATcccggcagcagcagcagatcaaTGCACAGCAGCAGGTTCTGGCCTCCAAG GAGCAGCGCCTTCGATTTCTGAAGATGCAGGAACAACAGCAGCGTGAGCAGGAGAAACTGCGGCTGTTACGCGAGAACGCTGAGAACCAGGAGGCCAAACTGCGGCGTGTTCGAGCTCTCAAGGGTCAGGTGGAGCAGAAACGCCTCAGCAACAGCAAACTAG TGGAGGAGATCGAGCAGATGAATGGCCTGTTCCAGCAGAAGCAGAGGGAGCTGCTCATGGCCGTGTCCAGGGTGGAGGAGTTGAGCAAGCAGCTAGAGACATTACGCAGCGGCAAACTGGACGAAATCGCTGAACTCGAGAAACTCTACAAAGAGCTTCAG CTGAGGAACAAGCTGAACCAGGAGCAGAGCGCGAAGCTCCATCAGCAGAAGGAGTGTCTGAGTAAGCGTACACAGGAAGTAGCGGGGATGGAGCGGCGTCTGGCCGAACTGCGCCAGAGACTGTGGAAGAAGAAAGCAGCTCTTCAGCAGAAAGAAAACCTGCCT cagCCGGGTGATGGACAGAGCTCTCATCCTCCCTCGGTCCCATCCAGAATTGCCGCTGTCGGCCCGTACATTCAGTCTCCTGCTCCTCCACTTCCTCCCAAACAGGACGTCCTGCTGAAGCCGGCCTATCCAGATGGCACTAGCACACTGCCCAAACCGCTTACCAAAGCCAGCG GTAAAATCTCCAAGCTGTCTGAATGGAGTGTGAGTGGAGAGATCAGTGGCGTGGGCGGGTCACAGCGAGGCTACGCCTCCACCCTGCCCCGTATGAGCAGCCACAGCTCTGTGGAGAAAG AACCTGAGGCAGATCGGAAGCCACCACCACCACTTCCATTACGGAAGAATCAGAGCAGCGAGGACCTCTTAAACGATGGtcag GTTGGTGGTAAAGTGCCCCCTCCGGTCCCCATCAAACCCAAACTCGGCCAGTCTGGCTTCCCCAAGCCCTGCTTCTCCACTGGCACCTTTCCAGGCAAAGCCAGACCCACCCACCAGCTGGCCCCCCACCTCCCGAAGGCACCGATGCCCGCAGCCACCGTACGGCCCTTCAGCGTGGAGGGCACAACAAGCAAAGGACCCGCCATCCAGAAACCTCAGACGCTGGCAGCCAGCTCCATCTACTCCATGTACACGCAGCAGAGCTCTCTGGCTAAAGGCTACCAGGGCCAGAGCACGCTGACGCGCTCACAGCCTCGGG tGTATGGAAAACCGGTCATCCCATCCAACAGAGGGCAGCAGTCTCACTCCCAGGACAGCAGCCACAATGAGAAAGGCAGCTATGTTGAGATTGATCAGCTGGACCAGGCCATCAGTGGCGGTCCCAGTGAGGGCACGGAGTCAGAGCGAGCACCACGCCCACTGAGCCCCACCAAGCTGCTACCGTTCCTAATGCACCAACATCGCCTGCAGAGCGACGCTGAACTGGAGGCACCGCGCAGGCGGCTACAGCATGCGCCACGCCCGTTAAAGAAGCGCAGCTCCATCACGGAGCCCGAGGGACCCGGCGGACCCAACATCCAGAAGCTCCTTTACCAGAAGACCACGCTGGCAGCCATGGAGATGCCGGAGACAAGCACGGGGGCCGCCGAGGACACGTTGACTGGAGCTCAAAAGGCGTCGGATCCAGACAGGGATGGAGAGGAGGAAGATCAGGCTCCGCCTCCGCTTCCACCACGTTCCTCTACTGCAGAACAGAGCAGAAGAACTGAACCAAAGGAGGATGAAGAGCAGGAGGTGGGTAGTTCAGTCCCAGCTGAGGAATACCCTCCATATCCTCCGCCCCCGTACCCCAGCGCAGGTAACCAGGATGGGCAGGAAGAGGACGAGGACAGCGTCATGAAGGCACCCGAGGTCACTGGACAGGTCACGCTTCCACCG GGGAAGAGAACGAACCTGCGGAAGGCGGGGTCAGAGCGGATCAGCCACGGCATGCGGGTGCGCTTCAATCCACTGGCCCTCCTGCTGGACGCCTCACTGGAGGGCGAGTACGACCTAGTGCAGAGGATCATCTACgag cgagtgtgtggtgTCTCTGGGCAGGTGGAGGACCCCAGCATGCCTAACGACGAAGGCATCACGGCGCTCCACAACGCAGTGTGTGCAGGACATACGGAGATCGTCAAGTTCCTGGTGCAGTTCGGAGTCAACGTCAACGCCGCCGACAGCGACGGCTG GACGCCCCTGCACTGTGCAGCTTCCTGTAATAACGTTCAGGTGTGTAAGTTCCTGGTGGAGTCGGGCGCGGCCGTGTTCGCCGCCACCTACAGCGACATGCAGACGGCGGCGGAGAAGTgtgaggagctggaggagggaTACGCACAGTGCTCACAGTTCCTCTACG gtgtgcaGGAGAAAATGGGGGTGATGAACCGTGGTATTGTGTATGCGCTGTGGGACTACGAGGCCGAGCACGCTGATGAGCTGTCGTTCACCGAGGGAGACTGCATGACCGTGCTGAGGCACGAAGATAAAGACGAGAGCGAGTGGTGGTGGGCGCGGTGTGGAGACAACGAAGGCTACATCCCACGCAACCTGCTCGGG CTGTATCTGCGGATCAAACCCAGACAGAGGAGCTTAGCCTAG
- the tp53bp2b gene encoding apoptosis-stimulating of p53 protein 2b isoform X3: MMPMFLTVYLSNSEKHFTEVPVTPETLCRDVVDMCKEPGETDCYLAENWRGSERVIGDGERMMELLQRWGQQRSEVRFVLRHERAPSHDTGAPRGPELSLKRNMLKATTEIHLENGMVPPPMDISLTELQEMASRQQQQINAQQQVLASKEQRLRFLKMQEQQQREQEKLRLLRENAENQEAKLRRVRALKGQVEQKRLSNSKLVEEIEQMNGLFQQKQRELLMAVSRVEELSKQLETLRSGKLDEIAELEKLYKELQLRNKLNQEQSAKLHQQKECLSKRTQEVAGMERRLAELRQRLWKKKAALQQKENLPQPGDGQSSHPPSVPSRIAAVGPYIQSPAPPLPPKQDVLLKPAYPDGTSTLPKPLTKASGKISKLSEWSVSGEISGVGGSQRGYASTLPRMSSHSSVEKEPEADRKPPPPLPLRKNQSSEDLLNDGQVGGKVPPPVPIKPKLGQSGFPKPCFSTGTFPGKARPTHQLAPHLPKAPMPAATVRPFSVEGTTSKGPAIQKPQTLAASSIYSMYTQQSSLAKGYQGQSTLTRSQPRVYGKPVIPSNRGQQSHSQDSSHNEKGSYVEIDQLDQAISGGPSEGTESERAPRPLSPTKLLPFLMHQHRLQSDAELEAPRRRLQHAPRPLKKRSSITEPEGPGGPNIQKLLYQKTTLAAMEMPETSTGAAEDTLTGAQKASDPDRDGEEEDQAPPPLPPRSSTAEQSRRTEPKEDEEQEVGSSVPAEEYPPYPPPPYPSAGNQDGQEEDEDSVMKAPEVTGQVTLPPGKRTNLRKAGSERISHGMRVRFNPLALLLDASLEGEYDLVQRIIYEVEDPSMPNDEGITALHNAVCAGHTEIVKFLVQFGVNVNAADSDGWTPLHCAASCNNVQVCKFLVESGAAVFAATYSDMQTAAEKCEELEEGYAQCSQFLYGVQEKMGVMNRGIVYALWDYEAEHADELSFTEGDCMTVLRHEDKDESEWWWARCGDNEGYIPRNLLGLYLRIKPRQRSLA; the protein is encoded by the exons ATGATGCCG ATGTTTCTAACCGTGTACCTCAGCAACAGCGAGAAGCACTTCACCGAGGTGCCCGTAACCCCGGAGACTCTGTGCCGGGACGTGGTAGACATGTGTAAGGAACCTGGAGAGACGGACTGCTACCTGGCCGAGAACTGGAGAGGATCAG AGCGTGTGATTGGTGACGGTGAGAGGATGATGGAGCTGCTGCAGCGCTGGGGGCAGCAGAGGTCCGAGGTTCGGTTCGTTCTCCGCCATGAGCGAGCGCCCAGTCATGACACAG ggGCTCCCAGGGGCCCGGAGCTCTCGCTGAAGAGGAACATGCTGAAAGCCACAACTGAGATCCACCTTGAGAACGGG ATGGTTCCTCCTCCTATGGACATCAGTCTCACGGAGCTGCAGGAGATGGCATcccggcagcagcagcagatcaaTGCACAGCAGCAGGTTCTGGCCTCCAAG GAGCAGCGCCTTCGATTTCTGAAGATGCAGGAACAACAGCAGCGTGAGCAGGAGAAACTGCGGCTGTTACGCGAGAACGCTGAGAACCAGGAGGCCAAACTGCGGCGTGTTCGAGCTCTCAAGGGTCAGGTGGAGCAGAAACGCCTCAGCAACAGCAAACTAG TGGAGGAGATCGAGCAGATGAATGGCCTGTTCCAGCAGAAGCAGAGGGAGCTGCTCATGGCCGTGTCCAGGGTGGAGGAGTTGAGCAAGCAGCTAGAGACATTACGCAGCGGCAAACTGGACGAAATCGCTGAACTCGAGAAACTCTACAAAGAGCTTCAG CTGAGGAACAAGCTGAACCAGGAGCAGAGCGCGAAGCTCCATCAGCAGAAGGAGTGTCTGAGTAAGCGTACACAGGAAGTAGCGGGGATGGAGCGGCGTCTGGCCGAACTGCGCCAGAGACTGTGGAAGAAGAAAGCAGCTCTTCAGCAGAAAGAAAACCTGCCT cagCCGGGTGATGGACAGAGCTCTCATCCTCCCTCGGTCCCATCCAGAATTGCCGCTGTCGGCCCGTACATTCAGTCTCCTGCTCCTCCACTTCCTCCCAAACAGGACGTCCTGCTGAAGCCGGCCTATCCAGATGGCACTAGCACACTGCCCAAACCGCTTACCAAAGCCAGCG GTAAAATCTCCAAGCTGTCTGAATGGAGTGTGAGTGGAGAGATCAGTGGCGTGGGCGGGTCACAGCGAGGCTACGCCTCCACCCTGCCCCGTATGAGCAGCCACAGCTCTGTGGAGAAAG AACCTGAGGCAGATCGGAAGCCACCACCACCACTTCCATTACGGAAGAATCAGAGCAGCGAGGACCTCTTAAACGATGGtcag GTTGGTGGTAAAGTGCCCCCTCCGGTCCCCATCAAACCCAAACTCGGCCAGTCTGGCTTCCCCAAGCCCTGCTTCTCCACTGGCACCTTTCCAGGCAAAGCCAGACCCACCCACCAGCTGGCCCCCCACCTCCCGAAGGCACCGATGCCCGCAGCCACCGTACGGCCCTTCAGCGTGGAGGGCACAACAAGCAAAGGACCCGCCATCCAGAAACCTCAGACGCTGGCAGCCAGCTCCATCTACTCCATGTACACGCAGCAGAGCTCTCTGGCTAAAGGCTACCAGGGCCAGAGCACGCTGACGCGCTCACAGCCTCGGG tGTATGGAAAACCGGTCATCCCATCCAACAGAGGGCAGCAGTCTCACTCCCAGGACAGCAGCCACAATGAGAAAGGCAGCTATGTTGAGATTGATCAGCTGGACCAGGCCATCAGTGGCGGTCCCAGTGAGGGCACGGAGTCAGAGCGAGCACCACGCCCACTGAGCCCCACCAAGCTGCTACCGTTCCTAATGCACCAACATCGCCTGCAGAGCGACGCTGAACTGGAGGCACCGCGCAGGCGGCTACAGCATGCGCCACGCCCGTTAAAGAAGCGCAGCTCCATCACGGAGCCCGAGGGACCCGGCGGACCCAACATCCAGAAGCTCCTTTACCAGAAGACCACGCTGGCAGCCATGGAGATGCCGGAGACAAGCACGGGGGCCGCCGAGGACACGTTGACTGGAGCTCAAAAGGCGTCGGATCCAGACAGGGATGGAGAGGAGGAAGATCAGGCTCCGCCTCCGCTTCCACCACGTTCCTCTACTGCAGAACAGAGCAGAAGAACTGAACCAAAGGAGGATGAAGAGCAGGAGGTGGGTAGTTCAGTCCCAGCTGAGGAATACCCTCCATATCCTCCGCCCCCGTACCCCAGCGCAGGTAACCAGGATGGGCAGGAAGAGGACGAGGACAGCGTCATGAAGGCACCCGAGGTCACTGGACAGGTCACGCTTCCACCG GGGAAGAGAACGAACCTGCGGAAGGCGGGGTCAGAGCGGATCAGCCACGGCATGCGGGTGCGCTTCAATCCACTGGCCCTCCTGCTGGACGCCTCACTGGAGGGCGAGTACGACCTAGTGCAGAGGATCATCTACgag GTGGAGGACCCCAGCATGCCTAACGACGAAGGCATCACGGCGCTCCACAACGCAGTGTGTGCAGGACATACGGAGATCGTCAAGTTCCTGGTGCAGTTCGGAGTCAACGTCAACGCCGCCGACAGCGACGGCTG GACGCCCCTGCACTGTGCAGCTTCCTGTAATAACGTTCAGGTGTGTAAGTTCCTGGTGGAGTCGGGCGCGGCCGTGTTCGCCGCCACCTACAGCGACATGCAGACGGCGGCGGAGAAGTgtgaggagctggaggagggaTACGCACAGTGCTCACAGTTCCTCTACG gtgtgcaGGAGAAAATGGGGGTGATGAACCGTGGTATTGTGTATGCGCTGTGGGACTACGAGGCCGAGCACGCTGATGAGCTGTCGTTCACCGAGGGAGACTGCATGACCGTGCTGAGGCACGAAGATAAAGACGAGAGCGAGTGGTGGTGGGCGCGGTGTGGAGACAACGAAGGCTACATCCCACGCAACCTGCTCGGG CTGTATCTGCGGATCAAACCCAGACAGAGGAGCTTAGCCTAG